Proteins encoded within one genomic window of Bradyrhizobium sp. AZCC 1719:
- a CDS encoding dihydrodipicolinate synthase family protein — MADFHGVFPYLVSPVDGSGQIRTEVLGRLCDDLIKAGVHGLTPLGSTGEFAYLNQAQRASVVQTTIEAADGRVPVIAGVASTSTADAVAQAKAYQKLGADGILAIMEAYFPVADAQVESYFRAIADAVDIPVVIYTNPQFQRSDLTLDVIARLATHPRIGHIKDASTNTGRLLSIMNRCGEAIRVFSASAHIPAAVMLIGGVGWMAGPACIIPRQSVELYNLCKAARWDEAMALQRKLWRINEAFARFNLAACIKAGLEIQGYAVGDPIPPQVALTAEQRRVVEAALRDLG; from the coding sequence GGCTGATTTTCACGGCGTCTTTCCCTACCTGGTCTCACCAGTCGATGGATCAGGCCAAATTCGCACCGAAGTGCTGGGCCGGCTCTGCGACGACCTCATCAAGGCAGGCGTGCATGGGCTGACGCCGCTGGGATCAACCGGCGAGTTCGCCTATCTCAACCAGGCGCAGCGTGCCAGCGTCGTGCAGACCACGATCGAAGCCGCTGATGGCCGCGTGCCGGTGATCGCCGGCGTTGCCTCGACATCGACGGCGGATGCGGTGGCGCAGGCGAAGGCGTATCAGAAGCTCGGCGCCGACGGCATTCTCGCGATCATGGAGGCTTACTTCCCGGTCGCCGACGCGCAGGTCGAATCCTATTTCCGCGCCATTGCCGACGCGGTCGACATTCCAGTCGTGATCTACACCAATCCGCAATTCCAGCGCTCCGATCTCACGCTCGACGTGATCGCGCGGCTCGCGACCCATCCGCGCATCGGCCACATCAAGGACGCCTCCACCAACACCGGCCGGCTGCTGTCGATCATGAATCGCTGTGGGGAAGCGATCCGCGTGTTCTCCGCATCTGCCCACATCCCGGCGGCGGTGATGCTGATCGGTGGGGTGGGCTGGATGGCCGGTCCTGCCTGCATCATCCCGCGGCAGAGCGTCGAGCTCTACAATCTCTGCAAGGCGGCGCGCTGGGATGAGGCGATGGCGCTGCAGCGCAAGCTGTGGCGCATCAACGAGGCTTTTGCGCGGTTCAACCTGGCCGCCTGCATCAAGGCCGGGCTCGAGATCCAGGGTTACGCGGTCGGCGATCCCATCCCGCCGCAGGTTGCGCTGACGGCCGAGCAGCGCAGGGTGGTCGAGGCGGCGCTGCGCGACCTCGGATGA